The window gagcacccgcctcccacatgggaggatccgggtttggttcccggtacctcttgaaaagacaaaaacaaacaacatagGCCAAAAAAAAGCCAAtgcagggaagctgatgtggcccagtggttgagcaccagcttcccaaatacaaagtcccaggttcagcctccggtacctcaaaaaaaaaaaaaaaagccactagGAGCCCATCCACCAATTGCCCAAAACTGTTTTCTGAGATGCCAAGCTGCCAAGCCCCCTGCAGCCCCTTGCACAGCAGGACGCAGGGCTGGGCCGGAGCAGggcccagaaacctcctgctggCACTTAGCTGCTTCCTGGGGGACTAGTCCGTGACACAGAGGGGCAGGCTGGAATACAGGACGGACCAGAAGGGCAGAGAGCAGCAGAATCCAATCCTGTCCCCTGCTCGGCAGTGCCCCCCGCGTCCCTTCGGCAAGGCCCGGGGTCACTCCGCGCGCACAGCCCTGGGGAAGGCGGAGATGGCCGGCCTCTGCGCAGGCTGTCCCCTCACCCGTGCCTGCACAGGGCCTCGGGCGCAGGAGGTGCCCAGTAAATGAAAGACGGGAGAATCCCTGTGACTCTAGctctggaagaaactgtatcctggatgtggagacggtggccacaggagttgctgagggcagggagagggaagcagaggtgtgatgtgggggcattttcgggacttggagttgtcttgaatgatattgcagggacagatgcaggacattatgtatcctgccataacccactgaatggactgggggagagggtaaactacagtgtaaactataatccatgctgtgtagcagtgctccaaaatgtactcgccaaatgcaatgaatgggccacactgatgaaagaggttgtcgaggtgggaggagtggggttggaggTATAAGGgatcatcttatattttttattgtaacattttgtatgctctatgtatcttaaattttttaaatctattaaaaaaaaaaccagtcatcctaaagaaaaaagaggctccctggaggaggcagGATGGGAGTGGGCCCCGCCCACCAGGGTCCTGCCCGCTCGCCTTCCCAGGGTCATCGACGGTGTGACCTACCCCGGGACCATCAAGGAGAAGGCGGCGGCCCAGGAGCAGTACAGCGCGGCAGTGGCCCGGGGGGAGAGCGCCGGCCTCGTCAAGTGAGCCACGGGCGCTGTGGCGGGAGCCCCTGGGGGGGGAGAGCAGGGGCTGCCCCCACCTTCCGgccctcagcccccacccccagcatccCACCCGGCCCAGAGGCGCAGGCCCGATGCCCTCCTCCCCAGGGCCACCGGGAGGAAGACGGAGCAGTTCCAGGTGTCGGTCAGCGTGGCCCCTGCCGCCAAGGTCACCTTCGAGCTGGCGTACGAGGAGCTGCTGAAGCGGCACCTGGGCGTGTACGAGCTGCTGCTCAAAGTGCGGCCCCAGCAGCTGGTGCAGCACCTGCAGGTACCCGGCGCTGCCTCCCCGGCCCCCCTTCCCCTCGGCCCCCCGCGAGGCCGGCCCGTGGCGCTGGCTGACCTGCGCCCCGCGCCTGCCTCCAGATGGACATCCACATCTTCGAGCCTCAGGGCATCAGCTCCCTGGAGACAAAGTGCACCTTCCTGACCAACGAGCTGGCAGACGCCCTCACCATCTCTCAGAACAAGACTAAGGTGGGCCCGCCgcggcctggggggcgggggcaccAGCCCTGGGGCCCGAGCTGCCGGAGAGCAGGGCGTGGGGGGCAGGCGCGCCGAGCCGCAGGGACCCCCGCGATCCCCGCGTCTGTCCTGTCGTTGGCTGGTGGGGGGAGGGCGAGGCCTGGCGGAGGAGGGGGGCGTGGAGCTGAGCTCTGCGGTCTGCCTGGGGAGGCCTCGAGGGGTCGGCGGGCGTGAGGGTCCCGGGCCTCAGGGGAGGCGGAGAGGCCCACGCCAGGCACACCAAGTCCAGCCTCTGCTCGCTCCAGCCGCGGGAGCGCCGTTCCCCTGCCCTCCACGCGGAGGCCATCCACCGGGTGCTCGGCCCGAGAGCGTCCCCTGCAATATCCACCGAGGCCGTGTCCTGGAGTTCCCACTTCTTGATGTCccgatggggtggggggtgctgggGGGACCTCAGCGCTCCTCCCAACCTCGGCTCTGCTGGTTGCTCCAGGCTCACATCCGGTTCAAGCCATCTCTGACCCAGCAGCAGAAGTCTCCAGAGCAGCAGGACACCGCCCTGGATGGCTCCTTGATCATCCGCTACGACGTGAACCGGACCCTCTCCGGGGGCTCCATTCATGTGGGTGTGCTCCAGGCGAGAGTAGCGCAACCTGAATCTCTCCACAGCCAGGGCCATTAGCTCAGGTGTTCTAGAAGAGGCTGCGTGACCTCCCCTACTTAGCAGTGCGCACTAGACATAGAAAACACGCAGTTTAGTGGCACTGTCTGGGAAACAGATCCCGTTCAGAGGCAGAAAATGTCTGCCGAAGAGCTGTTCGGTGGgattccctttttccctttctgccAGGAGGCTCGGAGCTCAGTTTTTATGCCCAACTGCAGGTGCTTCTCTCACACAGTTGCTGGCATCATTACTCTTCCCCTTTAGTCCTTGCTTTGGGAGCCTTCGCTCCTTTACTGGATCTCAGTTTCATTATGTCTGAGCCTTTTAGGATAAACCTTCTCCGATACTGAAAGGGATAGGCGGTAAGCTGAGGGGAGAGTCCCAGCAGGGTGCGTGACCAGGAAGGCTGAGAGGTGGCAAGGATTTGGGGAAGTTAGTGGCAGGAAGGGAGATGGGTGGGGCTGGAGGGAGAGAACCCAGGGAGCTTGGGGCCGGGAGGGAAGGAGGCGGGGaggctggctggggtgggggctgcacccCGACCTCCCGCGTGTGGCCTGCGCCCGGCTGCAGATCGAGAACGGCTACTTTGTGCACTACTTCGCCCCCGAGGGCCTGCCCACCATGCCCAAGAACGTGGTCTTTGTCATTGACAAGAGCGGCTCCATGAGCGGCAGGAAAATCCACCAGGTGGGTGCTGGGGGCCAGGGCGGGCCCCCCAAAACTCCCGGACGCCTCACGCCGCCAGCAGGCAGACCCTCCCTCTTCCATCTCCCCGAgccccccaccacccacccaggGGAACAGGCCAGAGCGTGGAGCAGCCCTGGGGACGCCCGCCCGGAGGCCCACGGGCCCGggcaccccgccccccggccctgAGCCACCCCAGCCTGTCTCCCCCCTGCTGAGCAGACCCGGGAAGCCCTAATCAAGATCCTGGATGACCTCAACCCGAAAGACCAGTTCAACCTCATCGTCTTCAGCAGCGAAGCCGCCCCGTGGAAGCCGGCGCTGCTGCCGGCCTCAGCGCAGAACGTGCAGGAGGCCAAGAGCTACGCGGCCGGCATCCAGGCCCACGGAGGTGAGCCCCTCCGCGGCCTCGCAGGGCAGGGGGTGGCCCGGGGGGGGGGTGCTGGCGGGGCGCCGCCTGGAGGGTGCGTGTCCCGCAGGGACCAACATCAACGAGGCCGTGCTGGCGGCCGTGAGGCTGCTGGAGAGAGCCAACCAGGAGGAGCTGCTGCCCAGCGGGAGCGTGGCGCTCATCATCCTGCTCACCGACGGCGACCCCACCGTGGGTGAGTGGACGGCGAGAGGCGGGGCGGCCCGGGGAGGAGCCGGGGCCTCCGAGGCCCCTCCAGCTCTCAGGTTCTAGAAATATCCCCGGGCCAGTCGCCGCCACTCACCCCGTCCTACGTCCCCGTGGGTGCAGGAGAGACCAACCCCGCGCGCATCCAGGAGAACGTGCGGAAAGCCATAGGCGGCCAGTTCAGCCTCTTCTGCCTGGGCTTCGGCTTCGACGTCAACTAcgccttcctggagaagctgggCCTGGACAACGGCGGCCTGGCCCGGCGCATCTACGAGGACTCGGACTCCGCCCTGCAGCTGCAGGTGCCAGCACGTGCCGGGCGGGCTGCATGGGCGTGGGAGGGCCCGGCAGGCTGGGCGGCGGCCCTGGCCTTCGTGAcatccccccccccgccccgcaggaCTTCTACCAGGAGGTCGCCAACCCGCTGATGACCGCTGTGACCTTCGAGTACCCCAGCAATGCCGTGGAGACGGTCACTCAGGGAAACTTCCGGCTCCTCTTCAAGGGCTCGGAGATGGTGGTGGCCGGGAAGCTCCGGGACCAGAGCCCTGACGTGCTCCTGGCCAAGGTCAAGGGGCAGGTGGTGAGTGTGGCCTAGCCTCCCCGGAGGGGAAGGGGCGCGGCAACTGGGACGCCAGGCGACTCCCACGCGCTCACGGGGGTGTGTGCCGGGTCCTCCTCTAGGCCCTGGAGATACGGCAGGGGATGAGCCCTGCCCCCGTGGCCTTCTCAGGCCTGGGGGAGCTACAGGCTGGGGTgcgctgggggctggggatgagGGAGAGTAGCCCCAGCGACCCCTGCCTAGtctgggagggcttcctggaggaggctcAGTGAGGCGGAGGAGGGAGGGGGTAGGAAGTAGGCAGTGCTCCCATGGTGGAATGAGGGGGGAATGCTCCAGGCCAGCATGGGGGAGCGCAGCATGTGTGGGGAGCTGACAGGCGGGTGTGGGTGTGGGCGAGGGAGCCGCGAGGCCTGACTGTCGCTGAGCCGGGTTCCACCCAGCTCGGCCACGTCCCAGGGGAGAGACCGTGAGTCAGCTCACCTCTCCTGCCCTCAGTCTCCTCCGCTCCCCTCTGGCCCCTCATAAGGCTGCTGTGGGCATTCCCATCAGCCTACGCCCTCCATCCGGGTCAGAGGCTGCTGTCCTGGGGGCCGGGGGCCACGGGCAGAATTGGGGTGACTCAGGCAAGTTCACAAACacatcttcatttttattttgttttgttttgttttaagatttatttttattttgtttctctcgccttcccccccggttttctgctctctgtgtctatttgctgtgtgttcttctttgtctgcttctgttgttgtcagcggcatgggaatctgtgtttctttttgttgtgtcatcttgttgtgtcagctctccatgtgggcagcaccattcctgggcaggctgcactttctttcgcactaggctgctctccttacggggcacactccttgtgtgtggggctcccctacacgggagacacccttgtgtggcacgacactccttttgtacatcagcactgtgcatgggccagctgcacacaggtcaaggaggcccggggtttgaaccacggacctcccatgtggtagacggacaccctaaccactgggtcaagtccacttcccattattttgttttttttaagatttgtttttattaatttctctccccttccccccgttgtctgctctctgtccatttgctgtgtgttctgtatctgcttgcattttcaggcagcactgggaatctgtgtctctttttgttgtgtcatcttgctgtgtcagctctctgtgtgtgtggcaccactcctgggtgggctgtgtttttttcatgtggggcgacTTTCCTTTTGGAGTgctctccttgagtgtggggctcccctacacgggggtgcctctgcgtggcatggcactccttgtgcacatcagcactacgtgtgggccagctccacatgggtcaggaggccctgggtatagaaccctgcaccctccatatggtaggcagatgctctatcagttgagccacatccgctttcccatCTTTGTTTTAGtagttgtattctttttttttttaaagatttatttttcatttatttaattcccctcccctcccccggttgtctgttctctgtgtctttttgctgcgtcttgtttctttgtccgcttctgttgtcgtcagcggcatgggaagtgtgggcagcgccattcctcggcaggctgctccctccttcgcgctgggcggctctccttacggggcgcactccttgcgtgtggggctcccctacgcgggggacacccctgcgtggcacggcactccttgcgtgcatcagcgctgcgcgtgggccagctccacacgggtcaaggaagcccggggtttgaaccgcggacctcccatgtggtagacggacgccctaaccactgggccaaagtctgtttcccagtagTTGTATTCTTATTCTCATGAGTATTCCGGAAAATAAAACCAGAACCTCAAACCTAAGATTTCACAGATATTGCTTGGGACAAGACCAAGTACAAAGTCTCCCTCTATTTAAAGTTCGTTTAAGGAAAAACATTGAATAAACAGCCATTCGTATAGATGGTACAGAATTTGCGCAGGTGGCCTGTGTGTGACGGAGCTTTGGGGAGCCCAGCTCTGTATGAGACGTGGAGGCTGGTCTAGCGGGGCAGGGGATGGGGGAGATGGGGTCTGGTCTCCGTTGTCCAAGGTCTCCTGGCTGCCCTGGGAGCTCTGGTGGGAGAGGCTCCGCACTGCCCCCGGACCCCCTTTCCCAGGCTGCAAGCAGGGTCAGCCTGAGACCACGTTCCCCGCCCCCGGAAGGAAGCGCCAGGCCACTCAGCTTGGGCACGTGCCTCCCTGCTGCCGTCCCACACAGTACATATCCCCAGCAGAGGGGACGGCTTGTTGGGGTGGGCAGGGCCCAGAGCCAGGACGCCTGCGTTCCACCCTGAACGCTGCCACTGACCCTGGAGAAGACCCTTGCCCCTCTGTCCCAGCTTCCCCCTCTTTGGAGTGGGGAGGAGCTATTAGGTAGGGACCCTTTCTGCTCCTGTCGCCCCACCAATGCCTCCTGCTGTTTCGACACTGGCCTCGGCCCCTGGAGCCTGTGGtcacttccttcctttctcccgaGGGCCTGCCGCCCCGGTCCCCACTCCTGCGCTGGCCTTGCTCGTCTGGGGCGTTCGTTCCCTCTCGTCTCCACTCCTGCTCAGCCGGGGAGCCTCTGGGGCTCAGTTCCTCCCGCCCCCGcgtgcctccccaccccctgccccttaGGGGACGCGCGGGCCTCGCGGCCACCGCGTGGGGCCTGCACTGCTCCGACCAGCTCCTCACGGGAGCGCCGGGAGCGGCTGACGCCCGGATGGAGCCAGGCCCCCGCGGCTCCTGACCTGGCGGGCGCCCTCTTCGCAGCACAAGCAGAATTTCACCTTCCAAACGGAGTCCAGAGTGGCCGAGCAGGAGGGCGAGTTCCGGAGCCTCAAGTACATCTTCCACAACTTCATGGAGAGACTCTGGGCCTACCTGACCATCCAGCAGCTGCTGGAGCAAACGTGAGGGACGGGggccctgggggcctggggggggcCCCCCCGTGGCCCCTGCACCTCCCCGGCCTTGGCTGGTGACGCGGAGGGTGGGGTTCGGCACAGCACCTGAGCTCCAGACCCCTTCTCGGAGGGACCCCCCGGGTGGGCTGGAGGGAGCGGGACATCCGTCGGGGGGCCCAGGGGCCTGCTGAGCCCTTTCCCCCGCCCGCAGCGTTTCCGCCCCGGACGCCGAGCAGCAGGCTCTCAGAAACCAAACCCTGAGCCTGTCGCTCAGGTACAGCTTTGTCACCCCGCTCACGTCCATGGTGGTCACCAAACCCGACGGCCAAGAGCGGGCTCAGATCGCGGAGAAGCCCACGGAAGACGGTGGGTCCGGGGCGGGGTCCTCAGCCTCCCGGGCGGCGGGGCTCCTCCCAGCATCCTCCCTGGCCGTTCCCCTGCCTCCCGCCCGAGACCCCAGCCCTGCCGCCCACAACCTCCCAGGAGGAGACGCGTCCAAGCTCCTTCACGAGGAAACCGAGGCCGGGCCTCCTGACTCCTGTCCCTGCCCCCGTGTCATTCTGGGATTGGGAAGTGAGATCAAACGTGAGTGCCTCGAATGGATCCAAACCACCCTGaccatgtctctctctctctgtgttacCCAGGAAACAGGCATGCAGACCTCCCGGTAGCACCTGGTAAGGGCCCGATGGCCTCAAAAGCTGGCCCGGGGACGGTCTCCTTACACAGAGCCCGGTGCCCGGCCCCACGGGGTCCCTGGCAGGGGCTGGCCTCTCCAGGAGCTCAGCTCCGTGGCCCGGCGGCCGGGAGGGGGTGATCCTGCCACCCGCTGCTGCACTTGGCTGGCCCTCCTGTCTCAGGCCCTGTCCTGGGCACGGGGGACACGGTCCCTGTCCAATGGGGGTCCCCAGAGAGGTGGATCCAAGAAGCAAGCCCGGGTCTCTCTGTGCTTTCCAGGTCGCACTGCCTTCAGAAGTCACTTCCTGGTGGACTCGGAGCCCTTGTTAGCAGGTAGCATGTGGCACGGGTGGGAGGAGGCAGGCTggctgggccctgggctggggacGGGGCATGGCTTGCCAGGCTCGCCGGgcggggggcagggctgggactcCAGTCCGGGGGTGTCTGCTGAGGAGGCAGCCTTGCAGATGCTCTCCTTGCGGGAAGAAGGGGCCTGAGAGGGCAAGGTGGCTTGAGGGCTACTCCCTGGGAGGAGGTGCTCGAGGAGAGCCCACTGCCGTTCCAGCTGTGGGAGGGGGGTCCCGGAGGGGCTGGGTGTGAGGAGGGGCGCCGCCTGCCCTCGCCATGCCCCTCCTCTGAGCTGGGATCCAAGGGCCCTGGCTGTGAGGACCCATGGTGCTGCCTGAGAGAAGGCTCTACTTCTGCCAACTTTTCCAAAATGCGCAGTTAACAGGAAATTATCCAAGGTCCAGACCATGGCCGGACCCTACGGGGCCGCTGCTCCTCCTCACCGCCACCGTCAGACCTGGGTGCCGCTGTCACACGTAGTCCGTAAGCCACCTTCTGACTCTGTGGGGGCCTTAGTTTCCTCACGGGGGTCGTCGAGCCTGCCCCACAGACCTGCTGAGGCGCAGCTCTAGGCACGGCATGACGCCAAGTCATTGTGGGGGCCGTTAATCTCCTGAAGGAGAGTCGGGTGGGGGGTCGGAGGGCAAAGTCTTTCGTGAGGGGGTTGCCCTTGCCTTCCCTGCTGTCAACCCCTCAGCCCTTCGCCTTCTCCTCAGCACTCTCCTCGGGCGCCGCTCTCCCAGCGCTTCCAGCTGTCCCTGGAATCCTAAATTGTCAGGCCACGACAGAGCAGCCTCTCCCCAGCTCCTTGCTCAGAGGGGTCCTGGGTCCCAAGAGCGGTGGGGACAGGCCAGGGTCGCTCACCACAGAGCTCTGTGGAGCCGTCATTGCcagctccctctctccttcccgccTGAGGCACCCATTTCCCCGGGCGGGCTATGGACCCCTGGCTGAGAGCGCCCCGCCGTCCTCAGCTCTCCTCAGGCATCCTGTCCCCAAGGCAGGACATTACGAGTCCTTTCATTTGCAACAGATCGGGTTTGTTATACTCTAGAGACTTGCTTGTGATGGAACCTTCTAGAAAGGGAAGGCTCCCTCCATTTACAAAGCCAGCAGTGGTCCCTGGAGCTGTTTCTAAGCCCCAAATCTGGGCCCAGGCGCAGCCGGCAGAGCCAGCGGGGACCCCGGCATTTTCCCTAGTAGCACGGTCTTCTGTTTGGAAGTGTGTGGCTGCGCAGCTCCTCTAGGTTGGGTGCATGTGCGCTGGGGATTGTGGGGCCGGGCTTGGGGGGCGGCAGGCGGCCCTGATTGCTGGAGGGGGTGCAGGTCCCTCAAAATGGGCCTTCTCCCCTTCTGTTTCGGGCTTTTCCTGTTCTCACGTACGCTTCGCCACCGGCAGCCTTCTCGGCCCCTGACGTGATGTGATATAGACTCCAAGGGTGCCGTAGGCCGGACCCCTGGGGCGGCTGCCTGCCCTGTAACGGGGACACCCCGGGAGGGAGAGCCCGGGGAGCTCCGCGAGCCTGTTCCATGGGATCCTCAATGTGGGAGCGCAGAGGGAGCCCAGGCTCACCCCCGCGCTCCGTTCCCCGGGAAGGCGCCGCCTAAACCTAGACTTTTCCTTCCCTCGCAGCAGCCACGATGGCCACTCTCGCTGGTAAGTTCTACCTCCTTCCGCACCCCTCCCTGCCTAGAGCCCCAGCCTGCTCGACTTGCCCCGGGACCCATGCACCTGCCGCCCCAGCCCCCGTCCAGGCTCCTCACGCCATCCTGCCGCTGCCCGGGCAGAGCGTGGACCGGCTCTGTGTGGACTTCAGACACGCGCAGGGGCCGGTGACCCTGCTCTCAGACCCTGACCAAGGTGAGGGATGCACCCACGGCCGTCCACCCCGAGGGACACCGCGGCACCCGGAGACAGTGACGTGGCACCCGTCCACAGACGCACATGCACTGCTTACCCACAGGCCTGTCACCCTTTGTGGCACATCCACCCCTGGGCACTGAACCTTGCGCCTACTCACGCATCACCCCACAGACCTTCCTCTGGCACCCCATGTGCAGGTCTGCGTGGCCTGGGCACTCTGGGACAACCTGAGTAGAGGCTTGCCCTGCAGGCCTCCTGCCCTCTGGTGCAGTGGCCATTCCGGGGCCCAGAGAAGGAGGCAAGCGCTGCCCGACACGCGGGTGGCACGGGGGGTGGCCGGGCCTTGGCAGATGGGCAGGGTGCCACCACGCGGAGCAAGGGCAGGGATATTCCTGATGGAGAGATTTGCATCCATAGAAGCACAGGGCTGGTGGGACGTAGAGGGGAGGAGGGCACTGGGTGAGAGGCAGACATGCTGCCCCCGAGAAGGGCCTGGCTGGTTGAGCTGAGGTGGCAGGATGGACATGGGGACACACACAGCCTCGGGGCTGCAGAGCCCTCAGCGTCCACGGACACTTACAGAGTCCACGCGGTCTCCCACGTGCTCCCGCCACGCAGGGGCTCTGCTTCTCCCTGAGGGCAAGGCCCACCAACTCTCCGTCTCCCTCTTGGCCATGGCATCTAGCCTGGGGGTTGACAGGTTGTGAAGGTCCATGGACGTGAGACACGACCTCCCATTTCAGACGTCTCGTTCTGAGCAGGAGGCCTGAGAGTGGCCACCACAGAGCCCCTAGGTCCCAAAACCATACGAAACCAAGGGGCAGTGGGGAAATTGGGGGACCCAGGACCCCTGTGCCAGGGAGCTCTGGCCGTGGGGTTCCCCTCCTGAGCAGGTGAGTTGGTGGAGAAGGACTCTTGAGAGTGTAACCCAGAAGCACTTCCTGTGCAGGCCGGTGGCCACCCCTGGCCGGGGCCACAGCTCTGACCGCTCTGGTCCTGACCTCTCAGGGGTGGAGGTGACAGGCGAGTTTGAGACGAGGAAGAATCAGTTCTCGTGGATCGAGGTGGCCTTCAAGGACGCCCAGCTGCAGGTCCGGGCAGACCCTAGGCACGTGGTGGCCATTCAGAACCAGAGAAGCTCCACTCACAAGTGGAAGGAAACGCTGTTCTCGGTGATGCCCGGGTAAGGCCCGGGCTGGGGCACATGGCGGGCGGGGGGCTCTTGGGCCACAGTACCTGGTCAACAgacccagggcggggagtgggccGGGGTCCCCTGCGCTGGGCCGGTCACAGTCCCACGCAGACGGCAGTGTTTGGGTCCCAGCTCGGCAGCTAATCCTGAGTGGGCAGCCCTCTagcccctctgagcctcagtttcctccctgaTAACTAGGGATGCTCACCCCAGCCCCGACCCAGAGAGCCTGGGGGGCTGAGGAGGCACTCAGTGCCCGCCGGGACACCTCGGGGTGGCCTCTGCACGTGGCGGTTCAGTGAGAAGCAGACTGGGCCTGGGAAGCTCTGCTCCCCTAGAGTGAGAAAGACAAGTCCACAGGGCGTCAGATCCTGGGCGGCTGGTGGGCGATGGCCAGAGGGCGCCCCCTTCTGGGTGGTGTGGCGGTCCCGCTGAAGAGCCTTGCGGAGGCAGCTCTGGGCTCTGGAAGCCGCCAGAATCCTGGAAGAGGGGCTGAGGACCCAGGCCCCGAGGGTGGAGAGCCCCTCAGCAGGCACTCGCTTCCCCTGGACAAGTTAGGGCACACTTCACAAATCCGAAGGGCTCACCCAAAGACGTCCCCTGTTCCTGAAAGAGCTCCTGAGGTTTCCTGTTATCTGATGAATACCAAGATCTATGTATTGGACACGCAAACTAGAAAATGGAATAAAGAGTCCCTGCCAGTCCTAGCGCTAGGAAACCCAAATACTTTCCTGATCTCTTCATGAGCTACAGAAGACAGACACGGAGAACAATAGATCGCATCTTTTAGACTGAGACGAACCAACAGGACAGGGCAAATTCAGGGCAATTTCATTTAAAGTAACCTCAGATACAGGCAGGGCCTTTATTCAGCATGCTAGAGGAGTCTTTCATAAGAAAGCCAAAACAGCaagaatttcaaaaattattttaaggcaAAACGGAGGGGATGGAATGAAGAGGCCCTTGTTTTCTTAAATGTTAAACCCCATTTTCAAACACGACAAAGAAGCGTGGCACCagccagaaaaacaaaaagggacAGAGTAGGTATATCAGAACCCCCCTAAGTCATAGAAATGTAATTCATCAGAAATTAAATGTAAGAAAGCCTTAGGGAAGGAACATTATAAATAATGCCGGGATACCTGGAAATCATTACACTAACTTTGGTCCTactttactgatgaggaaactgaggcccagaaggtTTAAGGAGTGACTCGCCCAAGGCCACACGGTGAATTCTGAGAGCCGCCGCAGCCCACGCTGCACCACGACCGCCAGGGCTGTGGCCCAGGTTCCAGGCAGGCCTCCCGTGCCCTGCCGGCCTGCTCAGGGTGCTGGGTTTTCCCACAGCCTAGAGATGACCATGGACCAGGCGGGCCTCCTGCTGCTCAGTGGCCCAGGCAAAGTGACCATCGGCCTGCTGTCCTGGGAAGGCCCCGGGCCAGGCCTCCGGCTCCTCCTGCGGGACACCGACCGCTTCTCCAGCCACGTCAGCGGTCCCCTGGGTACGCTGCCCGCGGCCTGGGCTCGGGACATCCTCAGGGACCACCACTGCCTGGAAACAGGCAGCATCCCCTCGTCTGTGTGTCTCTTGGTCTCACTCTCTCTTCATCCCTTGCTGACCTGCTCTTCGTATCTCAGGCCAGTTTTACCAGAACCTGCTCTGGGATCCCCCAGCAGCGGCGGATGACAGCAAGCGAAAGCTAAGGGTTCAGGAGAATGAGTACTCTGCCACCAGGTGACTCGGCACAAAAGGCCCGCTGGGCCCGGCTGGGAGGACGGGGGCTGGGCTCAGCGGGTCCCCACCCTCCTGTGTTTGCCTGGGAAGTAGAAACAGATGAAAGGCTGGTGCTCAGACGGGTCTGCCCCCTTTCAGTGACCCCACAAGGACTTTCAGCTCAGACCCACAGAACACATACCAATCCAGAGACCACCAGGGTGGACTGGGACAGCAGGAAACCCCTGAGCCCTGGGGACCTCCAGAGCTGAGTGACCTTGGTGATCCCGTGTCCGCCTGTACTAGAGGGACTCCCAGAGTGGCCCCAGGGGCCCCCATGCTCCATGTTCCCATCCCCAGCTGTCCTCTCACTTCCCACCACACCTGAGACCTGCTGATCTCCTgcttgtctgtctgtctatcctaGAGAGCTCAGGCTGGATTACCAAGAGGGGTCCCCGGGAACGGAGATTTCCTGCTGGTGTGTGAAGCTGTAGGTTCTCGTGGGACGAGCTGCCCCACCGTGTGTGGATGGCGACCACCCTGCAGCCAGGCAGAAGTGACCACGGGGCCACCCATGGGGCTTGGACCGCAGCGGGGAGTGGCCTCCCGCTCACTACAAATAAAGAAAGGTGGCCCGAGCCAGGGGTGGCCGCGTCTCTGGTTCCGTCCCGACAAATCCCAGGGCCTGAGTCCCAGCCTGGACGCCCAGAGTTGTAGAATAGTGGGGTCTTCGATGGTCAGCCTCAAGGGCCTGCGGC of the Dasypus novemcinctus isolate mDasNov1 unplaced genomic scaffold, mDasNov1.1.hap2 scaffold_157, whole genome shotgun sequence genome contains:
- the ITIH4 gene encoding inter-alpha-trypsin inhibitor heavy chain H4 isoform X4, with product MKTRAPVHTRGVVLVLLPLLAVLQTATARKVNGIDIYSLTVDSRVSARFARTVVTSRVVNRADTTQEATFQMELPKKAFITNFSMVIDGVTYPGTIKEKAAAQEQYSAAVARGESAGLVKATGRKTEQFQVSVSVAPAAKVTFELAYEELLKRHLGVYELLLKVRPQQLVQHLQMDIHIFEPQGISSLETKCTFLTNELADALTISQNKTKAHIRFKPSLTQQQKSPEQQDTALDGSLIIRYDVNRTLSGGSIHIENGYFVHYFAPEGLPTMPKNVVFVIDKSGSMSGRKIHQTREALIKILDDLNPKDQFNLIVFSSEAAPWKPALLPASAQNVQEAKSYAAGIQAHGGTNINEAVLAAVRLLERANQEELLPSGSVALIILLTDGDPTVGETNPARIQENVRKAIGGQFSLFCLGFGFDVNYAFLEKLGLDNGGLARRIYEDSDSALQLQDFYQEVANPLMTAVTFEYPSNAVETVTQGNFRLLFKGSEMVVAGKLRDQSPDVLLAKVKGQVHKQNFTFQTESRVAEQEGEFRSLKYIFHNFMERLWAYLTIQQLLEQTVSAPDAEQQALRNQTLSLSLRYSFVTPLTSMVVTKPDGQERAQIAEKPTEDGNRHADLPVAPGRTAFRSHFLVDSEPLLAVNRKLSKVQTMAGPYGAAAPPHRHRQTWVPLSHVVQPQPARLAPGPMHLPPQPPSRLLTPSCRCPGRAWTGSVWTSDTRRGR
- the ITIH4 gene encoding inter-alpha-trypsin inhibitor heavy chain H4 isoform X3, whose amino-acid sequence is MKTRAPVHTRGVVLVLLPLLAVLQTATARKVNGIDIYSLTVDSRVSARFARTVVTSRVVNRADTTQEATFQMELPKKAFITNFSMVIDGVTYPGTIKEKAAAQEQYSAAVARGESAGLVKATGRKTEQFQVSVSVAPAAKVTFELAYEELLKRHLGVYELLLKVRPQQLVQHLQMDIHIFEPQGISSLETKCTFLTNELADALTISQNKTKAHIRFKPSLTQQQKSPEQQDTALDGSLIIRYDVNRTLSGGSIHIENGYFVHYFAPEGLPTMPKNVVFVIDKSGSMSGRKIHQTREALIKILDDLNPKDQFNLIVFSSEAAPWKPALLPASAQNVQEAKSYAAGIQAHGGTNINEAVLAAVRLLERANQEELLPSGSVALIILLTDGDPTVGETNPARIQENVRKAIGGQFSLFCLGFGFDVNYAFLEKLGLDNGGLARRIYEDSDSALQLQDFYQEVANPLMTAVTFEYPSNAVETVTQGNFRLLFKGSEMVVAGKLRDQSPDVLLAKVKGQVHKQNFTFQTESRVAEQEGEFRSLKYIFHNFMERLWAYLTIQQLLEQTVSAPDAEQQALRNQTLSLSLRYSFVTPLTSMVVTKPDGQERAQIAEKPTEDGNRHADLPVAPGRTAFRSHFLVDSEPLLAVNRKLSKVQTMAGPYGAAAPPHRHRQTWVPLSHVVPTMATLAAPVQAPHAILPLPGQSVDRLCVDFRHAQGPVTLLSDPDQGVEVTGEFETRKNQFSWIEVAFKDAQLQVRADPRHVVAIQNQRSSTHKWKETLFSVMPGLEMTMDQAGLLLLSGPGKVTIGLLSWEGPGPGLRLLLRDTDRFSSHVSGPLGQFYQNLLWDPPAAADDSKRKLRVQENEYSATRELRLDYQEGSPGTEISCWCVKL